In one window of Cydia pomonella isolate Wapato2018A chromosome 16, ilCydPomo1, whole genome shotgun sequence DNA:
- the LOC133526673 gene encoding uncharacterized protein LOC133526673, producing the protein MDTAAFVRANSSNLPKVDPYMLMEFMKNSDKHNAGEIRDAKALSSSRESYVETAIGYVETKRTGNLCDVRAKVVPEQRITSKYYVVMVHLEEANESIIDTSCDCAAGAGGCKHTVVVLHWLQKRSAEPSPTSIQCYWTKPSLKRALDKPLMCKDLAKGEVAERGPKDPLVLKRLRQEATKHGCGKSLLMVYDPERPMKMNSKYCIFDMMVDFLEKESRPTFNKFKIFSNAIMLENKEKIMKDTVGQVNSKQWHSIRQGRITGSKIYEIAHCKTPHGSLVEEILGGCKAPETKSMKRGKILEKRVLNKVKTDINKEIEECGFLIIDGIFGASPDGIGDDFVVEIKCPISEKTKKNYIKNGQIANKFMGQVQLEMLAAGKNKCLLCVADPKFESNSLIETIVVNFDKNYIDNLMRDAEKFWDENVYPVILKSASTA; encoded by the exons ATGGATACCGCTGCTTTTGTTAGAGCAAACTCATCTAATTTGCCAAAAGTAGACCCATATATGCTTATGGAGTTTATGAAGAATAGCGACAAACATAATGCCGGTGAAATAAGAGATGCCAAAGCTTTGTC gtCTTCAAGAGAATCATATGTTGAGACTGCTATTGGATATGTTGAAACAAAGCGGACTGGGAATCTTTGTGATGTGAGAGCTAAAGTTGTTCCTGAACAAAGAATAACAAGCAAATACTATGTTGTGATGGTCCATTTAGAAGAGGCAAATGAATCAATTATAGATACTTCATGTGACTGTGCAGCGGGGGCTG GTGGGTGTAAACATACTGTTGTAGTATTACATTGGCTACAAAAACGAAGTGCTGAACCTTCACCAACCAGTATCCAATGTTACTGGACGAAACCCAGCCTCAAACGGGCTCTAGACAAACCATTAATGTGTAAAGATTTGGCAAAAGGAGAAGTCGCCGAAAGGGGGCCAAAGGACCCTTTGGTACTGAAAAGACTACGACAAGAAGCAACCAAACATGGTTGTGGTAAAAGCCTGCTCATGGTATATGATCCTGAAAGACCGATGAAAATGAActcaaaatattgtatttttgacATGATGGTGGATTTTTTAGAAAAGGAAAGTAGGCCaacttttaacaaatttaaaatatttagcaaTGCAATAATgctagaaaataaagaaaaaatcatgAAAGACACTGTAGGCCAAGTGAACTCAAAGCAGTGGCATTCAATTCGACAAGGCCGAATTACAGGAtcaaaaatttatgaaattgcTCATTGCAAAACACCCCATGGCAGTCTTGTTGAAGAAATACTAGGAGGGTGCAAAGCACCAGAAACAAAGTCCATGAAAAGGGGTAAAATCCTAGAAAAACGAGTACTGAATAAAGTAAAGActgatataaataaagaaatagaaGAATGTGGATTTTTGATTATAGATGGAATTTTTGGAGCATCACCTGATGGCATTGGAGATGACTTTGTGGTCGAAATTAAGTGTCCCatttcggagaaaactaaaaaaaattatataaagaatGGGCAAATTGCGAATAAGTTTATGGGCCAAGTGCAATTAGAGATGCTAGCGGCTGGCAAAAATAAGTGTTTGTTGTGTGTGGCGGACCCGAAATTTGAAAGCAACAGCTTAATTGAGACAATTgttgttaattttgataaaaattatatagataATTTGATGAGAGACGCAGAGAAATTTTGGGATGAGAATGTGTATcctgtaattttaaaaagtgcaTCTACAGCATGA
- the LOC133526672 gene encoding uncharacterized protein LOC133526672 isoform X2, protein MNTNTYKLYKDPKTCFIPTCSKTDLKNPDLKFFTVRKELKQRWCQLVGRNCPNRALFCCADHLNFEEDLENYGQWISGAKPRLKINAILKNFSKKPLSAINKNIEDLNRPSTSSAADNAGMQIDAAIQCDKRIGVSNKFVLAQPKTQTIATQFRGRKIKESVMPSRMMQLPNTEKSPNQSPSLFGTSNFDSSSSAQQEDIEKRGREHLLKIITNKPKMFLGLPKSFWWIINFIAQECSCLAFHIIICLFKLKNNDSFARMSEEFQMARSTIRLVFEKNVVVLSTYFQNCIYLPPLSEIKKNLPLAFKIRYSNVQCIIDCFEIQIEKPSDPEKQAQTWSQYKSCNTMKYLIGCTPAGYISFISQGYGGRTSDKAITENSGFVDVLPLNAVIMADRGFKEIESLLITKNGKLLRPPSVFANQKMTKKDVIKTKVIASLRVHVERVIRRLREFHMLKPHSVVNNKHLKYLDDLVIIACGLSNLQNPIIKDV, encoded by the exons ATGAATACAAACACTTATAAACTATATAAAGATCCTAAAACATGCTTTATACCAACGTGCTCCAAGACTGATCTGAAAAACCCGGATTTGAAGTTTTTTACTGTAAGAAAAGAGCTGAAACAACGTTGGTGTCAATTGGTTGGCAGGAACTGTCCAAACCGAGCACTGTTTTGCTGTGCGGACCACTTAAAT tttgaAGAAGATTTGGAAAATTATGGACAATGGATCTCTGGTGCAAAGCCAAGACTAAAAATAAATGCCATACttaagaatttttcaaaaaaaccaTTGAGTGCAATCAATAAGAATATTGAAGATCTTAATCGGCCATCAACTTCAAGTGCTGCTGACAATGCTGGCATGCAG ATAGATGCAGCTATACAGTGTGATAAAAGAATAGGTGTTTCAAACAAGTTTGTTTTGGCCCAGCCGAAGACTCAAACCATAGCTACTCAATTCCGTGGgcgaaaaataaaagaaagtgtGATGCCATCACGAATGATGCAACTACCGAACACTGAGAAGAGTCCCAATCAATCACCATCCTTGTTTGGGACATCCAACTTCGACTCGTCTTCGAGTGCTCAACAAGAGGATATTGAAAAACGTGGCAGGGAGCACCTACTAAAAATTATTACTAACAAACCCAAAATGTTTTTAGGTCTGCCAAAAAGCTTTTGGTGGATTATTAATTTCATTGCCCAGGAGTGCTCTTGTTTGGCATTTCATATTATCATATgtctatttaaattaaaaaacaatgacTCTTTTGCTAGGATGAGTGAAGAATTTCAAATGGCCAGGTCAACCATACGTTTAGTGTTTGAAAAGAACGTCGTAGTTTTGTCCACATactttcaaaattgtatatatttaccACCACtatcagaaataaaaaaaaatttaccattaGCATTTAAAATCAGATATTCGAATGTACAGTGTATTATAGACTGTTTCGAGATTCAAATAGAAAAACCCAGCGATCCAGAGAAGCAGGCGCAGACTTGGTCGCAGTACAAATCATGCAACACGATGAAATATTTGATTGGCTGCACACCCGCTGGATACATTTCATTCATCTCACAGGGTTATGGGGGACGTACATCTGATAAAGCCATCACGGAGAACAGTGGCTTTGTTGATGTACTTCCCCTAAATGCAGTAATCATGGCCGATCGTGGTTTTAAGGAGATTGAATCACTCTTAATCACAAAAAATGGAAAACTCTTAAGACCTCCTAGTGTCTTCGCCAatcaaaaaatgacaaaaaaagacGTAATTAAAACTAAGGTGATTGCCAGTTTGAGGGTGCACGTTGAGCGTGTAATTAGGAGATTACGGGAATTCCATATGTTAAAACCCCACTCTGTGGttaataacaaacatttaaaatatttggacGACCTGGTCATTATAGCTTGCGGATTAAGTAATCTTCAGAATCCAATAATAAAAGACGTTTGA
- the LOC133526672 gene encoding uncharacterized protein LOC133526672 isoform X3, with protein sequence MNTNTYKLYKDPKTCFIPTCSKTDLKNPDLKFFTVRKELKQRWCQLVGRNCPNRALFCCADHLNIDAAIQCDKRIGVSNKFVLAQPKTQTIATQFRGRKIKESVMPSRMMQLPNTEKSPNQSPSLFGTSNFDSSSSAQQEDIEKRGREHLLKIITNKPKMFLGLPKSFWWIINFIAQECSCLAFHIIICLFKLKNNDSFARMSEEFQMARSTIRLVFEKNVVVLSTYFQNCIYLPPLSEIKKNLPLAFKIRYSNVQCIIDCFEIQIEKPSDPEKQAQTWSQYKSCNTMKYLIGCTPAGYISFISQGYGGRTSDKAITENSGFVDVLPLNAVIMADRGFKEIESLLITKNGKLLRPPSVFANQKMTKKDVIKTKVIASLRVHVERVIRRLREFHMLKPHSVVNNKHLKYLDDLVIIACGLSNLQNPIIKDV encoded by the exons ATGAATACAAACACTTATAAACTATATAAAGATCCTAAAACATGCTTTATACCAACGTGCTCCAAGACTGATCTGAAAAACCCGGATTTGAAGTTTTTTACTGTAAGAAAAGAGCTGAAACAACGTTGGTGTCAATTGGTTGGCAGGAACTGTCCAAACCGAGCACTGTTTTGCTGTGCGGACCACTTAAAT ATAGATGCAGCTATACAGTGTGATAAAAGAATAGGTGTTTCAAACAAGTTTGTTTTGGCCCAGCCGAAGACTCAAACCATAGCTACTCAATTCCGTGGgcgaaaaataaaagaaagtgtGATGCCATCACGAATGATGCAACTACCGAACACTGAGAAGAGTCCCAATCAATCACCATCCTTGTTTGGGACATCCAACTTCGACTCGTCTTCGAGTGCTCAACAAGAGGATATTGAAAAACGTGGCAGGGAGCACCTACTAAAAATTATTACTAACAAACCCAAAATGTTTTTAGGTCTGCCAAAAAGCTTTTGGTGGATTATTAATTTCATTGCCCAGGAGTGCTCTTGTTTGGCATTTCATATTATCATATgtctatttaaattaaaaaacaatgacTCTTTTGCTAGGATGAGTGAAGAATTTCAAATGGCCAGGTCAACCATACGTTTAGTGTTTGAAAAGAACGTCGTAGTTTTGTCCACATactttcaaaattgtatatatttaccACCACtatcagaaataaaaaaaaatttaccattaGCATTTAAAATCAGATATTCGAATGTACAGTGTATTATAGACTGTTTCGAGATTCAAATAGAAAAACCCAGCGATCCAGAGAAGCAGGCGCAGACTTGGTCGCAGTACAAATCATGCAACACGATGAAATATTTGATTGGCTGCACACCCGCTGGATACATTTCATTCATCTCACAGGGTTATGGGGGACGTACATCTGATAAAGCCATCACGGAGAACAGTGGCTTTGTTGATGTACTTCCCCTAAATGCAGTAATCATGGCCGATCGTGGTTTTAAGGAGATTGAATCACTCTTAATCACAAAAAATGGAAAACTCTTAAGACCTCCTAGTGTCTTCGCCAatcaaaaaatgacaaaaaaagacGTAATTAAAACTAAGGTGATTGCCAGTTTGAGGGTGCACGTTGAGCGTGTAATTAGGAGATTACGGGAATTCCATATGTTAAAACCCCACTCTGTGGttaataacaaacatttaaaatatttggacGACCTGGTCATTATAGCTTGCGGATTAAGTAATCTTCAGAATCCAATAATAAAAGACGTTTGA
- the LOC133526672 gene encoding uncharacterized protein LOC133526672 isoform X1, which translates to MNTNTYKLYKDPKTCFIPTCSKTDLKNPDLKFFTVRKELKQRWCQLVGRNCPNRALFCCADHLNFEEDLENYGQWISGAKPRLKINAILKNFSKKPLSAINKNIEDLNRPSTSSAADNAGMQVSDSIDAAIQCDKRIGVSNKFVLAQPKTQTIATQFRGRKIKESVMPSRMMQLPNTEKSPNQSPSLFGTSNFDSSSSAQQEDIEKRGREHLLKIITNKPKMFLGLPKSFWWIINFIAQECSCLAFHIIICLFKLKNNDSFARMSEEFQMARSTIRLVFEKNVVVLSTYFQNCIYLPPLSEIKKNLPLAFKIRYSNVQCIIDCFEIQIEKPSDPEKQAQTWSQYKSCNTMKYLIGCTPAGYISFISQGYGGRTSDKAITENSGFVDVLPLNAVIMADRGFKEIESLLITKNGKLLRPPSVFANQKMTKKDVIKTKVIASLRVHVERVIRRLREFHMLKPHSVVNNKHLKYLDDLVIIACGLSNLQNPIIKDV; encoded by the exons ATGAATACAAACACTTATAAACTATATAAAGATCCTAAAACATGCTTTATACCAACGTGCTCCAAGACTGATCTGAAAAACCCGGATTTGAAGTTTTTTACTGTAAGAAAAGAGCTGAAACAACGTTGGTGTCAATTGGTTGGCAGGAACTGTCCAAACCGAGCACTGTTTTGCTGTGCGGACCACTTAAAT tttgaAGAAGATTTGGAAAATTATGGACAATGGATCTCTGGTGCAAAGCCAAGACTAAAAATAAATGCCATACttaagaatttttcaaaaaaaccaTTGAGTGCAATCAATAAGAATATTGAAGATCTTAATCGGCCATCAACTTCAAGTGCTGCTGACAATGCTGGCATGCAGGTCTCTGACAGT ATAGATGCAGCTATACAGTGTGATAAAAGAATAGGTGTTTCAAACAAGTTTGTTTTGGCCCAGCCGAAGACTCAAACCATAGCTACTCAATTCCGTGGgcgaaaaataaaagaaagtgtGATGCCATCACGAATGATGCAACTACCGAACACTGAGAAGAGTCCCAATCAATCACCATCCTTGTTTGGGACATCCAACTTCGACTCGTCTTCGAGTGCTCAACAAGAGGATATTGAAAAACGTGGCAGGGAGCACCTACTAAAAATTATTACTAACAAACCCAAAATGTTTTTAGGTCTGCCAAAAAGCTTTTGGTGGATTATTAATTTCATTGCCCAGGAGTGCTCTTGTTTGGCATTTCATATTATCATATgtctatttaaattaaaaaacaatgacTCTTTTGCTAGGATGAGTGAAGAATTTCAAATGGCCAGGTCAACCATACGTTTAGTGTTTGAAAAGAACGTCGTAGTTTTGTCCACATactttcaaaattgtatatatttaccACCACtatcagaaataaaaaaaaatttaccattaGCATTTAAAATCAGATATTCGAATGTACAGTGTATTATAGACTGTTTCGAGATTCAAATAGAAAAACCCAGCGATCCAGAGAAGCAGGCGCAGACTTGGTCGCAGTACAAATCATGCAACACGATGAAATATTTGATTGGCTGCACACCCGCTGGATACATTTCATTCATCTCACAGGGTTATGGGGGACGTACATCTGATAAAGCCATCACGGAGAACAGTGGCTTTGTTGATGTACTTCCCCTAAATGCAGTAATCATGGCCGATCGTGGTTTTAAGGAGATTGAATCACTCTTAATCACAAAAAATGGAAAACTCTTAAGACCTCCTAGTGTCTTCGCCAatcaaaaaatgacaaaaaaagacGTAATTAAAACTAAGGTGATTGCCAGTTTGAGGGTGCACGTTGAGCGTGTAATTAGGAGATTACGGGAATTCCATATGTTAAAACCCCACTCTGTGGttaataacaaacatttaaaatatttggacGACCTGGTCATTATAGCTTGCGGATTAAGTAATCTTCAGAATCCAATAATAAAAGACGTTTGA